Proteins encoded together in one Streptomyces sp. NBC_00654 window:
- a CDS encoding HEXXH motif-containing putative peptide modification protein — MPAIDFALAPVQDLHRDRTSQIHTVLQAGSAPARSTATIYCLAHHALEGAETAARAKDTATFDWYRAHPDANASALTTPTVVGPRIVVAPDPDGMLRSPLSETPYYLLGPDTAAAPGEQQELAATAYAMGARAGFADLLADHAVVACLLRRKNLGDTLISWSITRLPGTVFCDHVGDPAVLGRDLIHEAGHNWLNDALTATACKISEKTEFYSPWRKTRRPAFGFLHACWAFPLTMIYTARILPDTNGPTHDFLTAYLEQQRDLLATTAADHTRALTLVTDPTLRARLRAVHAEPSNCEPHAILSFEDPLGSAQPPRTWSSAPQQRRRCS, encoded by the coding sequence ATGCCCGCCATCGACTTCGCCCTCGCCCCGGTCCAGGACCTGCACCGGGACCGAACCAGCCAGATCCACACCGTCCTCCAGGCCGGCAGCGCCCCCGCGCGCAGTACGGCCACCATCTACTGCCTGGCCCACCACGCCCTCGAAGGCGCCGAAACCGCCGCGCGCGCCAAGGACACCGCCACCTTCGACTGGTACCGCGCCCACCCCGACGCCAACGCGTCGGCGCTGACCACGCCCACCGTCGTCGGGCCGCGCATCGTGGTCGCCCCGGACCCGGACGGCATGCTCCGCTCCCCACTCTCGGAGACCCCCTACTACCTCCTGGGCCCCGACACCGCCGCCGCCCCGGGGGAACAACAGGAACTGGCCGCCACCGCGTACGCCATGGGCGCCCGGGCCGGGTTCGCCGACCTCCTGGCCGACCACGCCGTCGTCGCCTGCCTCCTGCGGCGCAAGAACCTGGGCGACACCCTCATCAGCTGGTCCATCACCAGGCTTCCCGGCACCGTCTTCTGCGACCACGTCGGCGACCCCGCCGTACTGGGCCGCGACCTCATCCACGAGGCCGGCCACAACTGGCTCAACGATGCCCTGACCGCCACCGCCTGCAAGATCAGCGAAAAGACGGAGTTCTACTCCCCGTGGAGGAAGACGAGGCGCCCGGCCTTCGGCTTCCTCCACGCCTGCTGGGCCTTCCCCCTCACCATGATCTACACCGCCCGCATCCTCCCGGACACCAACGGACCCACCCACGACTTCCTGACCGCCTACCTGGAACAGCAGCGTGACCTTCTCGCCACCACAGCCGCAGACCACACCCGCGCGCTCACCCTGGTCACCGACCCCACGCTGCGAGCGCGGCTCCGCGCCGTTCACGCAGAGCCCTCAAACTGTGAACCGCACGCCATCCTCAGCTTCGAGGACCCGCTCGGCTCCGCCCAGCCGCCCCGCACCTGGAGCTCCGCTCCCCAGCAACGGCGACGGTGCTCATGA